Proteins encoded by one window of Candidatus Hydrogenedentota bacterium:
- a CDS encoding HEAT repeat domain-containing protein, translating to MLFERFVLSAPVGMAVIAAFVGAALLTMGRGYRRLGAALAIVFGASVVFSIVGWFGGAAVGLAITSPGEGAGVAVMLFAFLVAGLCGAGALFGGIGWIVWKRERYLARGKRSRALVAFAIAMFAGGAALAGMQLVRVTPGLMSDRMLSGQASGPNGSLRAEAREELLSRGQEAVPEVIAALRSADKSDVHIFESGINGGILYHLEMLGLLGGPQAIAELRTWFISDYAPDIRAAAARGLGESGDSESAHAIAVLLEERSYEWRKSHFQLLRALALLKAKDELPHIKSALQFTPDEEGTSFQIGLLGEGIAALVEFDTPEAWEAVSEVANSGSGARRETVERILREMGKALPAGK from the coding sequence ATGCTCTTCGAACGGTTTGTATTGTCGGCGCCGGTGGGCATGGCTGTGATCGCGGCATTCGTTGGAGCGGCGCTGCTAACGATGGGGCGGGGGTACCGGCGGTTGGGTGCGGCGTTGGCCATTGTGTTTGGCGCGAGCGTCGTGTTCAGCATCGTGGGATGGTTCGGCGGCGCAGCCGTTGGGCTGGCGATCACGTCGCCGGGCGAAGGCGCGGGCGTCGCGGTGATGCTGTTTGCGTTCCTCGTTGCTGGACTGTGCGGCGCGGGTGCGCTGTTTGGTGGCATTGGTTGGATTGTCTGGAAACGGGAGCGGTATCTCGCCCGTGGGAAACGATCGCGCGCGCTTGTGGCTTTTGCGATTGCGATGTTCGCCGGCGGGGCGGCCCTGGCCGGGATGCAGCTTGTTCGCGTGACGCCGGGGCTGATGTCCGACCGTATGCTCTCGGGTCAGGCATCAGGACCAAATGGTTCGCTGCGGGCGGAGGCGCGCGAGGAATTATTGTCGCGCGGACAGGAAGCGGTGCCTGAAGTTATCGCGGCGCTGCGGTCCGCCGACAAGTCGGATGTGCATATTTTCGAGTCGGGGATCAATGGTGGAATCTTGTATCACCTCGAAATGCTTGGCTTGTTGGGCGGTCCGCAGGCGATTGCGGAGTTGCGCACGTGGTTCATCAGCGATTACGCGCCGGACATTCGGGCGGCGGCGGCGCGCGGGTTGGGCGAGTCGGGTGACTCCGAAAGCGCGCACGCGATTGCCGTGTTGTTGGAGGAGAGGTCGTACGAGTGGCGCAAGAGCCATTTTCAGTTGTTGCGCGCGCTCGCGCTGCTAAAGGCGAAGGACGAATTGCCGCATATCAAAAGCGCGTTGCAGTTTACGCCGGACGAGGAGGGTACGTCGTTTCAGATCGGGTTGCTGGGCGAAGGGATCGCGGCATTGGTCGAGTTCGACACGCCCGAGGCGTGGGAGGCTGTTTCCGAAGTCGCCAACAGCGGGAGCGGCGCGCGCAGGGAGACGGTCGAGCGAATACTGCGCGAGATGGGTAAGGCGTTGCCGGCGGGGAAATGA
- a CDS encoding glycosyltransferase family 39 protein translates to MSVEASTEHERQPAWWRTDYAIIGYFALFKVVLNGAFITRYGFQRDELYFIACGRHLSFGYVDHTPMVPWMARLTQTLFGESLLALRIPSLVAGALSVILAGLLVREMGGRRWAQAFVCAVMVATPAYLRAHSILHIPTFEMVYWTACFLVLARIVNGGNEKLWLVFGAIAGVGLLNKPTVLFLGTGVAVAIVLTPLRKHLLRPWVYLGGAIALLIFLPNLIWQYNHDWATYRFVKQLNEHTMQRISFLDFMLGQVLYMGPLNAFVWAPGLVFLLFTKRGGTYRALGLICATVYTIMVISKAKVYYLAPVYPALFAGGALAWQAFVADSRWLKRAAFALPVAGLIWTAPLGLPMLDIETAPKAIRTMTGGLVDENTAHEITGDWRDQHGWENLVAEVAKVYESLSAEEQKNCIIITRNYGQAGAIDFFGKQYGLPDALCTFMTYYYWGPGERTGEVGITVGLTRENVALYEEVELAATVTGEHVNRFENNVPIQICRKPTKTVQEAWKTITPQGF, encoded by the coding sequence ATGTCGGTAGAAGCGAGTACAGAGCACGAGCGACAGCCTGCGTGGTGGCGGACAGACTACGCGATCATCGGATATTTCGCGTTGTTCAAGGTGGTCTTGAACGGCGCGTTTATTACGCGGTACGGATTTCAGCGGGACGAGCTGTACTTCATCGCGTGCGGGCGTCACCTGAGTTTCGGGTATGTGGATCACACGCCGATGGTGCCGTGGATGGCGCGGCTGACGCAGACGCTGTTCGGGGAATCGCTGCTGGCGTTGCGAATCCCGTCGCTCGTGGCGGGAGCGTTGAGTGTGATACTCGCGGGCCTGCTGGTGCGGGAGATGGGCGGTCGGCGGTGGGCGCAGGCGTTCGTGTGCGCGGTGATGGTGGCGACGCCGGCGTATCTGCGGGCGCACAGCATTCTGCACATTCCGACGTTCGAGATGGTGTATTGGACGGCGTGTTTCCTGGTGCTGGCGCGCATCGTGAACGGCGGCAACGAAAAGCTATGGCTGGTGTTTGGCGCGATTGCGGGCGTGGGATTGCTGAACAAGCCGACAGTGCTTTTTCTCGGAACGGGCGTGGCGGTCGCGATTGTGCTCACGCCGCTGCGCAAACACCTCTTGCGTCCGTGGGTGTACTTGGGCGGGGCAATCGCGTTGCTAATCTTCCTGCCGAACCTGATCTGGCAGTACAACCACGATTGGGCAACGTACCGGTTCGTGAAGCAGCTCAACGAGCACACGATGCAGCGAATCTCGTTTCTCGATTTCATGTTGGGGCAGGTGCTTTATATGGGACCGCTCAACGCGTTCGTGTGGGCGCCGGGGCTTGTGTTTCTGTTGTTCACGAAGCGCGGTGGAACGTATCGCGCGCTGGGGCTCATCTGCGCGACGGTGTACACGATCATGGTGATATCGAAAGCGAAGGTGTACTACCTCGCGCCGGTGTATCCCGCGTTGTTCGCGGGCGGCGCGCTCGCGTGGCAGGCGTTTGTCGCGGACAGCCGGTGGCTGAAGCGCGCGGCGTTCGCGTTGCCGGTTGCGGGTCTCATCTGGACGGCGCCGTTGGGATTGCCAATGCTCGATATCGAGACTGCGCCCAAAGCAATCCGAACCATGACGGGCGGCTTGGTTGACGAGAACACGGCGCACGAAATTACCGGCGATTGGCGGGATCAGCACGGTTGGGAAAACCTGGTTGCTGAGGTTGCGAAGGTGTACGAGTCGCTCAGTGCCGAGGAACAGAAGAACTGCATCATCATCACGCGGAATTACGGGCAGGCGGGCGCGATCGATTTCTTCGGGAAGCAGTACGGGTTGCCGGATGCGTTGTGCACGTTTATGACGTATTACTATTGGGGTCCGGGGGAGCGCACGGGCGAGGTTGGCATCACGGTTGGACTCACGCGCGAGAACGTTGCGTTGTATGAAGAAGTGGAGTTGGCGGCGACGGTTACCGGCGAGCACGTGAATCGGTTCGAGAATAATGTGCCAATCCAGATCTGCCGTAAGCCGACGAAGACGGTCCAGGAGGCGTGGAAGACGATCACGCCGCAGGGGTTCTGA
- a CDS encoding Gfo/Idh/MocA family oxidoreductase — protein sequence MSIDRRTFLAATAAASIASASGGAIAQGKKYRACVIGDTKDGGYGHDVHLIFKTRPDVEVVGLADPDEAGRAQRAADCGAKTQYADYKEMLAKEKPDLVAVCPRTTPRHKEYLLACAEIGAHGFIEKPLCVDLAEADEIIAAIDAKKLKWTIGFNFRSTPLVQHARKLLVEDRIVGSILEVRSRGKEDDRAGGEDLIVLGVHLFDMINFLFGKPQWCYSDITFNGKPATKENVTEATEPLGPIVGNRITAAFGLGNGVPAFFSSMKSKDGNGGRWGIDVYGTQGVMSIRQNIGPEIFVLKDSSWSPGGSDKKWEPLPNAPQSPDQGDHLQRYSIIVNDLIDSIEKDKQPVINLNSGRDALELIQAVFDSCVQGKRVEIPVEDRTHPLKRWA from the coding sequence ATGTCCATCGATCGACGGACCTTCTTGGCGGCAACGGCGGCGGCATCGATCGCGTCCGCATCGGGCGGCGCAATCGCCCAAGGCAAGAAATACCGCGCATGCGTCATCGGTGACACGAAGGACGGCGGCTACGGACACGACGTCCACCTCATCTTCAAGACACGCCCGGACGTTGAAGTCGTCGGTCTCGCCGATCCTGATGAAGCGGGCCGCGCCCAGCGCGCCGCCGACTGCGGCGCGAAGACGCAGTACGCCGACTACAAGGAAATGCTCGCGAAGGAAAAACCGGACCTTGTCGCCGTATGCCCGCGCACGACGCCCCGCCACAAGGAGTACCTGCTCGCGTGCGCGGAAATCGGCGCGCACGGCTTCATCGAAAAACCGCTCTGCGTCGATCTCGCCGAAGCCGACGAGATTATCGCGGCAATCGACGCAAAGAAACTGAAGTGGACCATCGGCTTCAATTTCCGCTCGACGCCCCTCGTACAACACGCGCGCAAACTGCTCGTGGAAGACAGAATTGTCGGTTCGATCCTCGAAGTCCGCAGCCGTGGAAAGGAAGATGACCGCGCCGGCGGCGAAGACCTGATCGTGCTGGGTGTCCACCTCTTCGACATGATCAACTTCCTCTTCGGCAAACCGCAGTGGTGCTATTCGGACATCACGTTCAACGGCAAACCCGCCACGAAGGAAAACGTCACCGAAGCGACCGAACCCCTCGGCCCCATCGTCGGCAATCGTATCACCGCGGCCTTCGGTCTCGGCAACGGCGTCCCCGCATTCTTCTCGAGTATGAAAAGCAAAGACGGTAACGGCGGACGCTGGGGCATCGACGTCTACGGCACGCAAGGCGTCATGTCCATCCGCCAGAACATCGGCCCCGAAATCTTCGTGTTGAAAGACAGCTCCTGGTCACCTGGCGGCAGCGACAAAAAGTGGGAACCCCTGCCCAACGCGCCCCAATCCCCCGACCAAGGCGATCACCTGCAGCGCTACTCGATTATCGTCAACGATCTCATCGACTCGATCGAAAAGGACAAGCAACCGGTCATCAATCTCAACTCCGGCCGCGACGCCCTCGAACTCATCCAGGCCGTCTTCGACTCCTGCGTCCAAGGTAAGCGCGTGGAAATTCCCGTAGAGGACCGCACCCACCCACTCAAACGTTGGGCGTAA
- the waaF gene encoding lipopolysaccharide heptosyltransferase II, whose product MKRILALAPNWVGDVAMCTPALRAIARRYPEAELTVAGRQTACDLLDGLPYIARRVAVVSRPTLIQILNAARELRPFARDAAIVFPHSARAAILAWMTGARRRVGYKRGNRSWLLTDRVEPHRVNGVIEPIYMASEYLHLLAPLDCADDGKGLELRASEEALAQVRPHLEGGGPLVGIAPGAAFGPSKLWPADRYAAVADELKEKSGARCVLLTGPGEEETRNAVIRNAKYPLIRYDEGTQTIVKLKAAISQLDLLIGNDSGTRHIAVAFGVPVVCIMGPTSPKYSCGPYEKGKVLRVDVDCGPCQKPVCSTDHRCMTWITVERVVSSALKYL is encoded by the coding sequence GTGAAGCGTATTCTCGCGCTGGCGCCGAACTGGGTGGGCGACGTGGCGATGTGCACGCCGGCGTTGCGCGCAATTGCGCGGCGGTATCCCGAGGCGGAATTGACCGTGGCGGGTCGGCAGACTGCGTGCGATTTGCTCGACGGATTGCCGTACATTGCGCGGCGCGTTGCGGTGGTGTCGAGGCCGACCTTAATCCAGATATTGAACGCTGCGCGAGAATTGCGGCCGTTCGCGCGCGATGCCGCGATCGTTTTTCCGCACTCGGCGCGCGCGGCAATTCTCGCGTGGATGACGGGCGCGCGGCGGCGCGTCGGATACAAGCGCGGGAACCGTTCGTGGTTGTTGACGGATCGCGTCGAGCCGCATCGCGTGAACGGCGTCATCGAACCGATTTACATGGCGTCGGAGTATCTCCATCTGCTGGCGCCATTGGATTGCGCGGACGACGGGAAGGGACTCGAGCTGCGCGCGAGCGAGGAGGCGCTGGCGCAGGTGCGTCCGCATCTCGAAGGCGGGGGGCCGCTGGTGGGCATTGCGCCGGGCGCGGCGTTTGGTCCGAGCAAGCTGTGGCCGGCGGACCGGTATGCAGCAGTTGCAGATGAACTGAAGGAGAAATCGGGCGCGCGGTGCGTGTTGTTAACTGGGCCCGGCGAGGAAGAGACGCGCAATGCGGTTATTCGCAATGCGAAGTATCCGCTGATTCGGTACGACGAAGGCACACAGACGATCGTGAAACTGAAGGCGGCGATTTCACAGCTCGATCTGTTGATCGGAAACGACTCGGGCACACGCCACATCGCGGTGGCGTTCGGCGTGCCGGTGGTGTGCATCATGGGGCCAACGTCGCCGAAGTATTCGTGCGGGCCGTATGAGAAGGGGAAAGTGCTGCGCGTGGATGTCGATTGCGGACCGTGCCAGAAGCCGGTTTGTTCGACGGATCACCGGTGCATGACGTGGATTACGGTGGAGCGGGTGGTGAGTTCGGCGTTGAAGTATCTGTAG
- a CDS encoding zinc ribbon domain-containing protein: MPLFGFVCEDCQQEHELLVRADAKPLCPDCGSNRMAKQLSAFAAVTSRAAEPAMPCGAPSCCRMPGGCGMN; this comes from the coding sequence ATGCCGTTGTTTGGGTTCGTTTGCGAGGATTGCCAGCAGGAGCACGAGCTGTTGGTTCGGGCTGACGCGAAGCCGCTATGTCCGGACTGTGGGTCGAACCGGATGGCAAAGCAACTGAGCGCGTTTGCGGCGGTGACGTCGCGCGCGGCGGAGCCGGCAATGCCATGCGGGGCGCCGTCGTGCTGCCGGATGCCGGGCGGCTGTGGGATGAACTGA
- a CDS encoding replication-associated recombination protein A, with amino-acid sequence MPEDLFTHAAADRIKKEAPLARRVAPRSIDDIIGQEHILGPGKILRRAIEADRITSLILYGPPGCGKTALARVIAMRTQSAFDNLNAVTSGVKELRALIDTAKARRLHDGKKTIVFVDEIHRFNRAQQDALLPDVENGNIVLIGATTENPFFSVVAPLLSRSQIFELHPLTEDHVIALLRRSLSHPERGWKDLDVNADDDALHHIARYAEGDARRALNALEIAVLTTPREAGAVHITRAGAEESIQRKLIHYDGTGDEHYDAASAFIKSMRGTDPDSALYWMARMLHAGESPRFVARRICIAASEDVGNADPMAIVVATAAWQACEFIGMPEAQIILAQAATYVACAPKSNAAYLGIAAAMEDVQQGKAVAVPKHLQDTHYPGSQRLGRGEGYKYPHDFPGGYVPQHYGVERGSYYHPVDRGKEAEFGDRLGRAVEEDELAANDSQDE; translated from the coding sequence ATGCCCGAAGACCTCTTCACACACGCCGCCGCCGATCGCATCAAGAAGGAAGCGCCCCTCGCCCGCCGCGTCGCCCCGCGCTCAATCGATGACATCATCGGCCAGGAACACATCCTCGGGCCCGGCAAAATCCTGCGCCGCGCAATCGAAGCGGACCGCATCACCTCGCTAATTCTCTACGGCCCCCCGGGTTGCGGGAAAACCGCGCTCGCGCGCGTCATTGCCATGCGCACGCAGTCCGCATTCGACAATCTGAACGCGGTCACCTCGGGCGTAAAGGAACTGCGCGCGCTCATCGACACTGCCAAAGCGCGGCGCCTCCACGACGGGAAGAAGACCATTGTCTTCGTCGACGAAATCCACCGCTTCAACCGCGCCCAACAGGACGCGCTGCTGCCCGACGTCGAAAACGGCAACATCGTTTTGATCGGCGCCACAACGGAAAACCCGTTCTTCTCCGTCGTTGCGCCGCTGCTGTCGCGTTCGCAGATATTCGAACTGCACCCGCTCACCGAGGACCACGTCATCGCATTGTTGCGGCGCTCCCTGTCGCACCCTGAACGCGGCTGGAAAGACCTCGACGTCAACGCGGACGACGACGCATTACACCACATCGCGCGCTACGCCGAAGGCGACGCGCGGCGCGCGCTGAACGCGCTCGAGATCGCCGTTCTCACGACGCCGCGGGAAGCCGGCGCAGTCCACATCACCCGCGCCGGCGCCGAAGAATCGATCCAGCGCAAGCTCATCCACTACGACGGCACGGGCGACGAGCATTACGACGCCGCGTCCGCGTTCATCAAGAGTATGCGCGGCACCGATCCCGATTCCGCGCTCTATTGGATGGCGCGCATGCTGCACGCGGGCGAAAGCCCGCGCTTCGTCGCGCGCCGCATCTGCATCGCCGCGTCCGAAGATGTCGGCAACGCCGATCCGATGGCGATCGTCGTCGCGACCGCCGCGTGGCAGGCCTGCGAATTCATCGGCATGCCCGAAGCGCAGATTATCCTCGCGCAGGCCGCGACCTACGTAGCATGCGCGCCAAAGAGCAACGCAGCGTACTTGGGCATCGCCGCCGCGATGGAAGACGTGCAGCAAGGCAAGGCCGTCGCCGTGCCGAAACACTTGCAGGACACGCACTATCCCGGCTCGCAACGCCTCGGCCGCGGCGAAGGCTACAAGTACCCGCACGACTTTCCCGGCGGCTATGTCCCCCAGCACTACGGCGTCGAACGCGGATCGTATTACCATCCCGTCGATCGCGGAAAAGAAGCAGAGTTTGGGGATCGGTTGGGGCGCGCTGTCGAGGAAGACGAATTGGCTGCCAACGATTCTCAGGATGAATGA